A genome region from Carya illinoinensis cultivar Pawnee chromosome 2, C.illinoinensisPawnee_v1, whole genome shotgun sequence includes the following:
- the LOC122301526 gene encoding inactive receptor-like serine/threonine-protein kinase At2g40270 → MRLRMDGNWNLGQLLGVVVVCFLCQNLHLSCCLNDEGLALLRFRQGVMSDPFGALLDWKEEDGEVDPCSWFGVECSDGKVVALNLKDLCLRGTLAPELAKLVQMKFIILRNNSFSGIIPEGIGELKELEILDLGYNNFSGPLPPEFGCNVALTTLLVDNNDRLGDLPPDGLMLSESQADENRLSNAAQGSSCHKRSVAWNVAQTEDTFHRRLLVNGDTKSQTIKITPPPPSIRVILSSPSPSPFPSPSPSPEPKAEGNFPTPTTSPPSHPSSVPSPAGSPPSSTSSHLAAILAGAIGGAILISAICVYLCKSNKVAAVKPWATGLSGQLQKAFVTGVPKLKRSDLEAACEDFSNVIGSSPIGTVYKGTLSSGVEIAVASVGASAKDWSNSLEAQFRRKIDTLSKVNHKNFVNLLGYCQEDEPFTRMMVFEYAPNGTLFEHLHIKEAEHLNWGMRLRIAMGMAYCLEHMHQLNPPIAHHNLNSSAVGLTEDYSAKISEFSFWNEIVAAEIESAGLKNLHTLSLDPESNVYSFGVILFEIVTGRLPYSVDNGSLEDWASDYLRGGQLLTEIVDPTLTSFHEEQLELMGEVVKSCVHPDPKQRPAMREISARLRAITGITPEGANPKLSPLWWAELEITSADAS, encoded by the exons ATGAGGTTAAGAATGGACGGGAACTGGAACCTGGGCCAATTGTTAGGTGTCGTGGTGGTCTGCTTCTTGTGTCAGAATCTCCACTTGAGTTGCTGTCTCAACGATGAAG GTTTGGCTTTGCTGAGGTTTAGACAGGGAGTGATGAGTGATCCATTTGGCGCGTTGTTGGATTGGAAAGAGGAAGATGGAGAGGTCGATCCGTGTTCGTGGTTTGGGGTTGAGTGCTCAGATGGAAAAGTTGTGGCCTT GAACTTGAAAGATCTTTGTCTTAGAGGAACACTGGCCCCTGAACTGGCAAAGCTAGTCCAAATGAAGTTCAT TATTTTGCGCAATAATTCTTTTAGCGGAATCATTCCTGAAGGGATCGGGGAGCTGAAGGAGTTGGAAATCTTGGATTTGGGATACAATAACTTCAGTGGACCACTCCCACCTGAATTTGGCTGTAATGTTGCACTCACAACCCT TCTTGTGGACAACAATGACCGTCTTGGTGACTTACCTCCTGATGGACTGATGCTTTCTGAATCTCAAGCAGATGAAAATCGGCTTTCTAATGCGGCTCAAGGATCATCTTGCCACAAAAGATCCGTTGCTTG GAACGTTGCCCAAACTGAAGACACATTTCACAGGAGACTGCTGGTAAACGGAGATACTAAATCACAAACTATCAAAATCACACCTCCACCACCTTCAATAAGAGTTATTTTGTCTTCACCATCGCCATCACCATTCCCTTCACCGTCACCATCACCTGAGCCAAAGGCAGAAGGGAATTTCCCTACTCCAACAACTTCTCCACCTTCCCACCCTTCTTCAGTGCCTTCCCCTGCAGGAAGCCCCCCATCATCGACAAGTAGTCATCTAGCTGCAATATTGGCCGGAGCAATTGGGGGTGCCATTCTGATTTCAGCCATTTGTGTATATCTCTGTAAAAGCAATAAGGTAGCTGCTGTCAAACCTTGGGCCACGGGATTAAGCGGACAGCTTCAGAAAGCATTTGTAACCG GTGTTCCAAAGCTCAAGAGATCAGATCTTGAAGCAGCTTGTGAAGATTTCAGTAATGTAATTGGTTCTTCGCCAATTGGTACAGTTTACAAAGGGACATTGTCTAGTGGAGTCGAAATAGCTGTGGCCTCTGTTGGAGCATCTGCCAAGGATTGGTCAAACAGCTTAGAAGCACAGTTTCGGAGGAAG ATTGACACATTATCAAAAGTCAACCACAAGAATTTTGTCAACCTTCTTGGATATTGTCAGGAAGATGAGCCTTTCACCAGAATGATGGTATTCGAATATGCTCCAAATGGAACACTGTTTGAGCATCTACACA TAAAAGAGGCTGAACACTTGAACTGGGGAATGCGACTGAGAATTGCAATGGGAATGGCTTACTGCCTTGAGCATATGCACCAACTGAACCCACCTATAGCCCACCACAACCTTAACTCATCAGCTGTCGGTCTCACTGAGGATTATTCGGCCAAAATATCGGAGTTCAGTTTCTGGAATGAGATAGTTGCAGCTGAGATAGAATCAGCTGGATTAAAGAATTTACATACCCTATCACTAGATCCAGAAAGTAATGTTTACAGCTTCGGTGTCATATTGTTTGAAATCGTTACCGGTAGGCTCCCTTATTCCGTGGACAATGGTTCACTTGAAGACTGGGCATCTGATTATTTGAGAGGGGGGCAACTGCTCACAGAAATTGTCGACCCAACTTTGACATCCTTTCATGAGGAGCAACTGGAGCTAATGGGTGAAGTGGTAAAATCTTGCGTCCACCCTGACCCTAAACAGAGACCAGCAATGAGAGAAATCAGTGCAAGATTGAGAGCCATAACTGGAATAACGCCTGAAGGAGCAAACCCAAAACTTTCTCCTCTGTGGTGGGCAGAGCTTGAGATTACGTCTGCAGATGCAAGCTGA